The genomic stretch CTCGAAAGCGTCCGCCTTGCTCTGGAAACCAAAATTATCAGCTGCAATTAGTTGTGGAAATATCTTGTTTGTCCTCCATAGCCAAGTATTGGTAACTTAAATGTATTATAAGCATAACAATGTAGCAAAATGCAGAACATAAGTCAGGGCATAATCGCAATTGAAATCACACATTCGAGTCATCTGGAAAGGGGAAATTGCTGCGACTCACCGTAAGCTTACGAAGAGTGATGAAATTGATGTGAACGTTCTTTCTCTTCTCGAGATCAGACATCAAACTTTTGAGATCCGATTTGGTCACGCGGCTAAGGACGCCGGCGTCATCGACGACGTACTCCACCGGAGGGCCCTCGCTCAGGACGTCGAACTCCGACGCGAGCGCCGGGGGGTCAAGGGACGGGACGGGGCAGAAGTTGATGGCCAGGGACAGGGCAGCAGTTGCCAGCCCATGATGGAGGTGGGAGATCCAGCTCCTTTTGTGGGGAGATGGAGCAGGAGAGGAGTTCTTGAGGGTGCAAAAGATGGGCTTGGAGAGGAGAGGTAGTCGGGGATGGTGAGAGGAGGGTttggggaggaggaggggagcGGAGGAGCAACGAGAGATGATGGTCTCCAttgaggaggaggggggggggaggagaaGGAATGAAATGGAGGGAAAGGTCGAGATTTTTTAGGCGTTTGCGTCCTTTTTATTTGCTTATTCTTTTTGTTTGGCTGTCCGTTGGATTTGGTTACGATTTGGCGTGACGTGATTGGTTGGCTGGTTTTTTATGTGGATAAGGGTGACGTTTCCTAACGTCGGTTGGCTTTTAGattatatacgtatatatgtacatatatacatatacgtatatatatacatacatatacatacacatacatatatatacatacacatacatatacatatatatatatatatacatacacatacatatacatatatatatatatatacatatatatatatatatacatatatatatatatatatatatatatatatatatatacatatatatatatatatatatatatatatatatatataagtctaaAATATCAGACGGGTATCTCTGAgttttcatattaaaaaaaaaacaaatttaatctaaACAACAAGGTCTCAGGCATAGAAATACAAGAGTAAGGCTTAGATACATGAAAAAACAAATTTGCAAGAATACAAACTACAAGTCAACTCTGCTCAGGTAGATATGCAAAATCACTATGCCATATTCATATTTCTTTTATAAAAATTTTTATGACTGGCATACATATATCACATCTGCAAACAATGCATTAAATATTGAAATGTCTTAACAGAAACATTGTCCTAAGGCATCAGAAAGGTACAAAGATATTagctagacaaattttcacaaaactTGATTCGGGAACACAATAAGATGCAAATAAAAGTAAACACAAATTATCAACTTAAAATGACAGTGTTAAGCCATACAGATGAAGAGAATGGAGGTTTTAGTTCAGATGCAATATCCAGATTTTTACTCTATCAGCAATAACCCAGTTTCAGTTGGAAACCGCCGCATTCTTAGTTTGTCAAACCATATCCCAAAACTTCTTCCACATGATGGTCTCTGAACTTGCACAATACATGGATTGGCAAACTTGATGATTAAGAATTGGTGTATTTGATGTCTAGCAACCACACGCCATAACCAATATTTGCCGCTGTAATTGCGTTCATTTAGAAACATATCATTCTTCTGCAAACTGAAGGAACATATGATAATTTGTCATATATCACAAATAAAAAACAATAAACCTGATATGCCAAACACCAAGAAAAAGGATTTTAACAGTTCACAAAATCCTTCAGTtttgtgaacttttttttttcaaaagaaattgaaaaaaaaagaacagtTCACAAAACCAGCTCACCTCAAACAATAGCCCAAAACTTCTTCCTGCAAACTAGCACGggctcctttttcttttcctcatTTTCCAACACATGTGATGTGACATCCCAAAGGAACTTAGGTGCAAGATTTCTGATTGTTGAAACAATAGACTCCTCATCTCTAATAATGATGAAGCCCTGGATAGGCATAGCATAGTAAAACAGGTTTAAGCCCACGATTCATAACAGCTGGGATAACTGAATAACTATTGGCAGAAGAGTGCTAAAAGGTTGGCATTTAGGAGAATACAAACAAATAACTTGTGCTTATCAGTGTTGTATAAGAAACAAGGCAGCTACCAAATTGAAGACCGATAAGCTTGAATTGTAAAGCAAGGTTTTATAATCTGCTTTTTTTATATAAGGTAAGTGACGAAAGGGGGATTCAAACCTAGGACCTTGTAATAAACCGTCAAAGTCTTAAACAAATAGGTTAGCTGACACCTTCAAAGTTCTATAATCCTATtcaacttcttttttttctcaaaaataatttCAGGAAGCCATAATTTGGTAAGATGTTCTCGGCATATAGATGACACATTTTTCTTTCAAGTAACTAAATGTTTCAACAAAAACTTTATaagctgaaaaaaaaaattcattatttAAGTAAATAACTATTAGTAATTAAAGAGATACCTGAGGACGAATTATACGGTCCATCTCTAGCATAATATCTTCTATGCCACAACCTTCGCCACCGTCTTTGTAATGAGAAAAAAGATGAGAAGCATGGAGCAAATCATATGAACGTGGGTATGTTGAAAAAGGCATACACCTATAGAATAATTATTGAGTGATATTAATATTACTATGACAGAAAGAGTGATTAATGATAAACATATATTGACAACATCCCACCAGTCATGAAAAGCACCAACCAACCCACGATCGTAAATAGCAGAAAGGGTGTTACTCATGGTTGCTGGAACAATGTTCATTACCCACATGGGCAGAGTACTTAGTGCCACAGAAAATCCACCATAATAAGCATTCATGTCCATGACATTTCGAATCTCCGTCTTGTCGACACTGATCAATCTCCAGTATTCACGAACTTGTTCTTGCCAAAATCTATCACTCATATCAAATTTCTCCGGAGTGACCCCTATTGGgaatataaaatattagttatTATATCCAACAAGGTGACAAGCTTCAAACAAACAAGAGAATGCCCACATAACCAACAAGAAGATAAAATGTCCATATATGAATATATTAATCTGTAGCAACAGTAGACAGTAGTTTATGGTGCAATCATGATAACTAACAAATGCAAATGAAAATTGGCTATGAATATCTATATACATGTCCACTCAAGTTCAATACTGAATACTCGAATGGTAAATCCACACTCTTCAGAATGAACTAGGTTTTTTCTAGTGTCTATAAGCAAAATCCAGTCCTCATGATTGCTTAGGGTGTCCAGTGGAATAAAAATAGATGATGTAAATAACATCAGTGTGAAATTGTATAGACATAAGATTATCTTAGTAACTGAAACTTACGGTTTGATGTAAACATCACCCAAAAGAACAACTTACTTGTGGTGTAAATTGTAGAACACGGATCAACTCAAAACTTCCAATAAATTCAGGTTTGCTcattttatggtcacttgatgaACAAGTAGGAGATAcgaaaaggaaaattttgttaCCAGGCTCGTAAGATCTAGAACATGATGGTGCTGATCAGCACTCAGCTTTCATCATTCCAACTTGAATCTGAAATATTGATTTTTTCTTTAGTTAGGTATGTATCCTATCACAACCCCCTCATTTAGATATAGAGATTCCAAGTGAGGATCCTTAAAACTGAGAATAAACATAAATTAAAGATACAAGGATCAAGGTGATCTGTAgccacaaagaaaagaaaatacaataCTGATCTCCTCACAAAGAAAAGGTGATCCGGAACTCCTCACTTATGAATTTTCATCTTGGGATGATTTGACCTATAGGCACTTTAGAAACTCACAGGATAAGTTTAACTAGTAAGTGGCCTATAAGCTACAGATTACTTTGATCATTTTGGATCACCAGTCTATATCCTTGAATATGGAGAATATTTGTTTTCACATATTTCTTTGTCAATTGAACTGATGTTGTGTACTAAACGAGAAACAATGAAGAAAAAGTATTTCATTAGGGGCAAGAACCAATTGGATAGGTCCAAATATTGGAAATGCATATATCTGAATTCACTCATAACAGTGGATAGAGAACTTGGACATGGATATTGGAAGGATATTAAATGCCATAACCATAAAAGTGTATGATAGacatgaatttgaatgaatttaagGTGGACATATATGCCAATATCACAACAAATAGTTAAAGGTACTGTGGTAAACATACCAATTATATTTTTTGGGTAGTAACACTTTAAGGGAATTATGAGGAAGAAAAGAATGACCAGGAAATTTTaataaattcttaaaataaaaatatgtcaTATAGTAACATAGGTAAAATTAACACTTTGAAAAGGAATATcaattatagaaataataatatgTAGAAGAAGTAAGGTTGTGCAATTTAAACCCTGGCGCTATATGttcaaatcataaaaataatctctaCAAGTAATATGAGGTAAGTTGCATAAGTTTGACCCTTCCCAAACCCCATGGTTAAGTCTTGTTCACTACCATGCCAATATAAGAAAGGTAAATCATTGGTATTTCATTTCTAGATGTCAAGCATGTTACACCATTCTACAAAACAGAATTGTTTACATGTCAGAGAGTGCAGTATTTACTGATCTGCTAAGCAGCACAAAATGAAACATGAAAATATATATTGATAGATCAAGTATGCCTATTCTACTTCCTTAATTATTTCAGATTTTGTTTCTTTCCCTCAGTGTTCTATTTTTCCTTAATGAAAACTGAAAGTAAGAGTAAAAAAGAGAAACTCTTAAAGTAGCTACATTGACAAGGCATAAACAAAAACCAACCTATCTTCTCGAGACTTTTTGAGTATATTGAAAGCCGTTCAGGCCTAGGAGGGAGTTTCTGAAAGTTTGATTGCTCAACAATCAATTTCAGACAGTTCCTCAgtggacttctccatgaaggaacaGTATCATCCTCCGGCTCGCATACGGTTAACAGGTTCCTCTCTGCATTTTGCAGTCGGCATAAATCATTTTCTGGTTTGAGCCATATAGCAGTCTGGACTTGTTGAGCAATGAGCTTCCAGCACATTGCCGAGGTCAAATTTGATAGCTTCTCCCAAATCATTGGAAAATCTTTGTCCTTCCTATAAGCAGGTGGAGCAGAATAGACAAAATATCCATTTGGTCGTAATAAACGATCAACCTCTTTGAGCAGTATGCCATCTAAGACAGAATTGTAAAATAATTCAAGTAAACATCAAGATCCAAATGCATCATGTCAAATATGAGACCTCCACGTAACCTATCTACCCTTTCCACACAAAGATAAAAAAACTATACAGCATGCAGTTTGGAGAACGATGATGATTCTAATTTtgacaaataaaaaatgaaaagagaTAGAATCAAACCTTCAAGGCatattgattctgcaaaactatatcTGCAAAATCTCAAAAAAGCAATCTCAATAACTATCAAAATATGGGACTACATTGATACCACATGAAATGCCCTATAAACTGGTTCCCATAATTCTCAAGTGACTAAAAAGTTAAGATTCAATTTTCTTCTTTATTGAAATTATAGCCAATGATTTAAAGAAAGATTTCTCTTCAAGTTTGTTTTCTTAACTTGATAAATGCGACCTACAGAATTTTTGACATAAAACTCAATTAAGAGGCTAATTACTTGCCATGCTTGAGGAGAAAGACATGCATATATATAGACAATTGAAAGGCATAGAACAGCCTGGCATGTAAACAAAAGAAATAGTAATGTTCTTTGCATAATGCAATGTTATATACAAGACAAACAAAAGTGGGAATGAAATGATCTAAAGCATCTTTAAGACATAACTatcaccaagaaaaaaaaaaagtagattcCATGGATAAAAAGCTTCTCTGAACAGAAACATTTGACTGACAGCATGTGGCTGTCACATTAAGCAAATAAGACTTTTCCGCTGATAAACATCAATGAAAGTAAgtatattatatatttgataaAAATCTAAGGTTTAAAAATGGGCAATGTTGTGAATATTGGTGACTTATGACACATGATATTTGGAAAAAAATGTTAAAAAGTAATAGTACAAGAAGAGATTACCATTTTCATGCCAATCAACACGGCAACGTGAACAATGAACCATCTCAAATGAGTTGCGAGGAAACGGCAATTGTTTTGTGGCGAGCACTGAGATCATCGCACCAATACCTCTCTCTAAAGCAAACTGAATCTGATTCTCGTGACCATCTTTTGGAGCAAATGACATTGTGTGAATGTCTAGTGGAAGAAGATAAGCCGAAAAGCTGGCAACGCCACAACCAACATCCAAAACTTGAAAAACTCCTGCTGTACGTAGATCACCTGTTTCATTTGTTGTCATGTTTCCCAGCCTGCATTCAGCAATCAGAGATAGGCAAATCTGAACTATTCACAGTATATTTTTCACGAACCGAGTCTCTGACAAATCAAAAGCCCAACTTCAAGCTAAAATTTTCTGCACAACGTAGCATCTAAAAGGTCCAAATGCACATGCTACCTCTCAATATACTCGGAAGCGCCATGCTTGAAGTGGGTACCGCCACCTGGGAACCACCACAGCTTCCCCTTCTCATGCACCCAGTTCTGCCCCCCTTTCACCTCGGCGAGGTGCGAATGGTTCACATTGCTGCGCCAGACGTAATCCCTGCTGGTGGGCCACCTGATGGGTATCTTGTAGTCGACCGGCGGGGGCACCAAGCAAAAGAGTCGCCTCTCAGGGGGCGGGCAGTGACTCTCAAGCTCTTCCTCCCTCGAAATATCCAAGCTTTTGATCAGACTTCGCGTGTAATTGGCATCGTGGCAAGGAATGTACTCGTTGTACTCAATAGGGCAGACATTGACTCCGCTGGGTGGAATCGAAATGGATTTGGTCCTATACGAGAGCGCGACCTTGTTCGGGAACCGGGTCTCCCCTGCAATCGAGCGACAACAGCAGAAACATCGGTTACTTGACCGGATCTAAGTGGTTTCTACGGTGAGGAATGAAAGGTACCTTGGGATGGAGGAGATGAGGAAGAACGACCGGGATCCGGAGGGGTGGAGCGGACgatggcggcggaggaggagtagGAGTCGGGTCGGAAGAGGGTTCCGGCGTAGAAGGAGGCGATCATGAGGAGGAGGGCGACCAAGATTAGCTGTCCGGTCCTGGAATCGAAGGCCACCGACAACGTCCCCATCTCCCCCTCTGCGCTCGAGCGGAAGGTGACGAGATGCCGACGAGCTTTTGGCCCTTCAACCCTTGCATTCCAAAATACGGTAATGCCTACGTCACCATCTCAAGAGCCGGTAGAATTAGAATTGATCTCCTAATCCAACGATTGCTTCATTACATTTTGGTCCCTAATATCTAATTAATGTCAACTTAGTACTTAATTTTAAGCATATTACATAAGCATATTTGTCCTTAAAAACATAGTTATTTACTTATTCGAGGCGAACCGGAAACCGGTCCACTTGGATTATTCGGGTCATTGGACGGCCGGGTCGACCATAGGTCAATTGATTCGGCCGTCTGTTTAATTAatacatatttttaattataaaaataattttaggatAAATTTCTCGAATAAAATCCTGCAGTTGATCCTCGAGCAAGGGTCAGTTGCCACTACTTGCAACCCTAAACCCGATCTCACTTGCACCGTCTATACGGCTCGTTCCTTTGTTATGTGACTTATTTCTATCGAATTCATTGTCATCTTCATGTATTATAATAGCCGACGAGTAAAACAATATGATATCGTAGGATTGAGATAATGACGATTCGATAGGAGCCACGgataaaatgattatttatgaaaaaaactctaccaaaatttaatttatcaaatttaagaGTTTTTTTCGGAATTCGCTCATAATTTTATAGTAtatatagtataaaatattttaaaattttaaaacataTTTAAAAGAACTCAAATAATCACaggaataaataaaaataaaacatcagtaacataaaatataaaataaggtAAGCATGAATTTTTATTTagatcaaaaatatatttaatattaaaaataattatattagtaTACTCATTAGTTAAAATTTCATTATATACTAGCATTGGTGTGGATATAAGAATGAATAGAAAATATGTCACATAAATGTGTATTTTTTGGCCAAAAAAATTAGCAtatcactcttataaattttaagataatatATGCATTCCTCCAAATATTTTGATCATCCATGCACCTTACATTAACATATTAACTACCTTCAATTATGTTGAACATTACCTACTTAAATTTATAttgtaaaaaaagataaattaccTGAAACACTTATAATATTATAAAAGGTTAGTTGTTAACTTGTACTAAACACATTTGGCTAAGCAAAGCATCTAAAATAAGTTAATTAGTTGAATATTGTGTTACTAATTTCAAATGTGATATTAGCAACAAGTATTTTCAGTTATTAGTTACTTCCATCTTTTAGTCATAATCCTTATACTCTATAGCAAGTATTACATTTAGTTGGTGGCTTACAATGTAAGGACAATTGTCCCTTCTAACAAAAGTAAAGAAATGTTAACAAAAAGgtaacatgcaaaaaaaaaaaaggtatattcTTCAGtttaacaaaaatatatataaatgtcaTAAAGTGCTCAAATTGTTTCATCAAAAACACTAGCTCTCTATTATCCATGAAAAGGCATCAACACTTGACATTGTTATTTGAAACCTAAATATTAATGTTGAATTCTTGGCAAAATCATCATAGAAATCCTATCAGTTACTAAATTATACTGCTATTGacaaaattaaaaatttcattagTTTAGTGATTCACTTGATATAAAAAAGGccaaatcctctctctctctctctctctctctctcacacacacacacatattatGTAGTTGATCTAAATAGATGTGTCAAAAAGATTAGGTAAAAATCTTGAAATAAGTGTTTGCCACATAAAATAAATGTGTTTCAATAAgtattttattgatttttaaaaaataattatattatataatgacATTTAAACATGGAGTCAAACCTAACACCCATCACTATATTAACtatattaatattttctaaaaaataactttattaaattaaaaaatgaccTGCTCTATccctatatatgtatgtatatatatatatatatatgtatatatatatatatgtatatatatatatatatatgtatatatatatatatatgtatatatatatatatgtatatatatatatatgtatatgtatatatatatatatgtatatatatatatatgtatatgtatatatatatatatgtatatatatatatatgtatatatatatgtatgtatatgtatatgtatatgtatgtatatgtatatgtatatgtatatgtatatgtatatgtatatgtatatgtatatatatatgtatatgtatatgtatatgtatatatatatatgtatatatatatatatacatatacatatacatatacatatacatatacatatacatatatatatacatatacatatatatatatatatatatatatatatatatatatatatatatacatatatacatacatatatacatacatatatacatacatatgtatatatacatatatatatatatgtatatatatatatatgtatgtatatatgtatatatatatatatgtatatgtatatatatgtatatgtatatgtatgtatatatgtatttatatatatatgtgtatatatatatacatatatgtatatatacacatatatatatatatatatatatatatgtatatatatatatatatgtatatatatatatatatatgtatatatatatatatatgtatatatatatatgtatatatatatgtatgtatatatgtatatatatatatatatgtatatatacatgtatatatatatatatatatacatatatatatgtatatatatatatatgtatatatatatatataattgaatatgTTGCTAATGTAATTTTTAGTAAATCATGGATGAATAATTATCCTTATCTAaggtctttaaaaaaaaaaaagctatcacTTTCAATCTCAAGATTGGAAACATCTAAAAATCATCTTCCATCACTATATAGTAAAAAAAATCTGAAGTCTTTActtgaaagataaaaaatatcatctccatTTAATTTGGGTATATTCATATCCCCTTAACATGAGATGTCTCCTAAACCCTaatgattttttaatatatttacaaTCCATCATATAATACCCATCACTTGTTTAATATTTCACTGATCATAATTGTATCAATAAAACTAATTATTGATCAACTTAAAACCTTAGAATTTATTATTCATATCAGTGTTCAATAATCCATCAATAAAGTCATACTCTTGTGAAAATAACCTTATATTTTCAATCACATGGCATGAAAAAATCAAGtacaaataataatttaaatttaaatttttatttgtacttgattttttttatttatatataataaatattccAACTTAAAGTATACTTTCTTACTTACTTGAACTCATCTTAAACTCCAAACTCGGTTTAATTGAGTCGGATAGATCAAGAAAAGAGTAACCAACCTTAACCATGGTTGGTGTTC from Musa acuminata AAA Group cultivar baxijiao chromosome BXJ1-3, Cavendish_Baxijiao_AAA, whole genome shotgun sequence encodes the following:
- the LOC135619175 gene encoding UPF0603 protein OsI_019212, chloroplastic-like, whose protein sequence is METIISRCSSAPLLLPKPSSHHPRLPLLSKPIFCTLKNSSPAPSPHKRSWISHLHHGLATAALSLAINFCPVPSLDPPALASEFDVLSEGPPVEYVVDDAGVLSRVTKSDLKSLMSDLEKRKNVHINFITLRKLTSKADAFEYADQVLEKWYPTVEEGNNKGIVVLVTSQKEGAITGGPAFVQAVGDTILDATVSENLPVLATDERYNEAIVSAAKRLVAAIDGLPDPGGPKFKDNKRESNFKSKEETEEKRGQFTLVVVGLLVIAFVVPMAQYYAYVSKK
- the LOC103977728 gene encoding probable methyltransferase PMT7; translated protein: MGTLSVAFDSRTGQLILVALLLMIASFYAGTLFRPDSYSSSAAIVRSTPPDPGRSSSSPPSQGETRFPNKVALSYRTKSISIPPSGVNVCPIEYNEYIPCHDANYTRSLIKSLDISREEELESHCPPPERRLFCLVPPPVDYKIPIRWPTSRDYVWRSNVNHSHLAEVKGGQNWVHEKGKLWWFPGGGTHFKHGASEYIERLGNMTTNETGDLRTAGVFQVLDVGCGVASFSAYLLPLDIHTMSFAPKDGHENQIQFALERGIGAMISVLATKQLPFPRNSFEMVHCSRCRVDWHENDGILLKEVDRLLRPNGYFVYSAPPAYRKDKDFPMIWEKLSNLTSAMCWKLIAQQVQTAIWLKPENDLCRLQNAERNLLTVCEPEDDTVPSWRSPLRNCLKLIVEQSNFQKLPPRPERLSIYSKSLEKIGVTPEKFDMSDRFWQEQVREYWRLISVDKTEIRNVMDMNAYYGGFSVALSTLPMWVMNIVPATMSNTLSAIYDRGLVGAFHDWCMPFSTYPRSYDLLHASHLFSHYKDGGEGCGIEDIMLEMDRIIRPQGFIIIRDEESIVSTIRNLAPKFLWDVTSHVLENEEKKKEPVLVCRKKFWAIV